In Triplophysa rosa linkage group LG18, Trosa_1v2, whole genome shotgun sequence, a genomic segment contains:
- the arhgap17a gene encoding rho GTPase-activating protein 17a isoform X1, with translation MKKQFNRMRQLANQTVGRAEKTEVLSDDLLQIERRMELVRVVSHNTHKKMAACLQGQIGTDAEKRHKKLPLTALSQAMQDGGSQLGEESLIGKMMDLCGDAENRLASELMQHEVQIEKDILDPLNQIAELDIPNILKQRRQLAKMVLDYDSARARWLQATKSIISGTNTQALTAKADSLKEEVDEAMNKMELCKDQLSADMYNFFSKEADYARYYVMLLEAQADYHRKSLTLLESILPTIQAQQDSWTEKPAFGTALDEHLKRSGREIALPLEACVMMLLETGMKEEGLFRIAAGASKLKKLKAALDCSTSQLEEFYSDPHAVAGALKSYLRELPEPLMTYQLYDEWTQASNIPDPDKRLQALWVTCDQLPKNNKANFRYLVKFLAKLAQESDVNKMTPSNIAIVLGPNLLWAKTEGSLAEMAAATSVHVVTIIEPIIQHADWFFPEDVDFNVSGMFSMPAPLPNNVNHLTPPDYDSGTIERKRPGSMVGPDGEVPRKDSSKSREPASTPPAQRNGTGGSGQLSVGTPVAGSTGPSPHMARRGTKKPAPAPPKPPNPPPGQPTNQAPPQTSTGTPQSLSPSPRPLSSYSLTNLSPTQPQAQTNTTPRRHSSNQPLIQAPNHPPPQPPTQATPPPQSNAFGSNAGDPGEDPSPPSTPTPPSTPPPTAVFHDSPGPAAAPVFQSGSLPRPRPVPKPRNRPTIPPPPQPPATGSDSNGICSAAFKTMDPGMTFKGLSRAFVPDIAVEKPVTQLKDTDLDTESTVL, from the exons AGCAGAGAAAACAGAGGTCCTCAGTGATGACCTGTTGCAG ATTGAGCGCCGTATGGAGCTGGTGCGAGTGGTTTCGCACAACACGCACAAAAAAATGGCGGCGTGTTTGCAGGGGCAGATCGGCACAGATGCTGAGAAGAGACAC AAAAAGCTTCCACTGACTGCTTTATCGCAGGCCATGCAGGACGGTGGAAGTCAGCTGGGGGAGGAGTCTCTGATTGG GAAAATGATGGATTTGTGCGGAGATGCGGAGAACAGACTGGCGTCTGAGCTGATGCAGCACGAGGTGCAGATTGAGAAAGACATCTTAGACCCGCTCAATCAGATAGCAGAG CTGGACATTCCTAACATCCTTAAACAGAGACGGCAGTTAGCCAAGATGGTGCTGGACTATGACTCTGCCCGAGCAAG GTGGTTGCAGGCGACCAAGTCGATAATCTCAggaacaaacacacaagcactgACAGCCAAAGCGGACTCGCTTAAAGAAGAGGTTGATGAAGCTATGAACAAAATGGAGCTGTGTAAG GATCAACTCTCAGCAGACATGTACAATTTCTTCTCAAAGGAGGCAGACTATGCCCGCTATTATGTTATG TTATTAGAGGCACAAGCGGATTACCACCGAAAATCTCTCACCTTGCTAGAGAGCATCCTGCCAACCATTCAAGCTCAACAAG ATTCATGGACTGAGAAGCCAGCGTTTGGTACAGCCCTGGATGAGCACCTGAAGCGCAGTGGCAGAGAGATAGCGCTCCCATTAGAGGCCTGCGTCATGATGCTACTGGAGACTGGTATGAAAGAGGAG GGTCTTTTCCGAATAGCAGCAGGAGCCTCTAAACTGAAGAAGCTGAAGGCAGCACTGGACTGCTCCACCTCACAGCTGGAGGAGTTTTACTCCGACCCACATGCTGTTGCTG GGGCATTAAAGTCATATCTGAGAGAATTGCCCGAACCATTGATGACCTACCAGCTGTATGATGAGTGGACACAGGCATCCAA CATCCCGGACCCAGATAAACGGTTACAAGCTTTGTGGGTCACCTGTGATCAGTTACCAAAAAACAACAAGGCCAACTTCAG ATACCTTGTTAAGTTCCTTGCTAAGCTCGCACAGGAAAGTGACGTCAACAAAATGACCCCCAGCAATATTGCCATTGTCCTCGGACCCAATCTACTGTGGGCCAAAACTGAAGG GAGCCTTGCAGAAATGGCTGCTGCAACTTCTGTTCATGTGGTGACGATAATTGAACCCATCATTCAACATGCAGACTGGTTTTTCCCTGAGG ATGTGGATTTTAACGTATCCGGTATGTTTTCAATGCCCGCACCCCTGCCGAACAATGTCAACCACCTGACGCCACCCGATTATGACTCGGGCACTATAGAGAGGAAGAGACCTGGTAGCATGGTGGGTCCCGATGGTGAAGTACCTCGAAAAGACAG TTCGAAGAGCCGAGAGCCTGCGTCCACCCCTCCAGCTCAGCGCAATGGCACTGGAGGATCAGGACAACTGAGTGTGGGGACCCCTGTGGCTGGATCTACAGGACCCAGTCCTCACATGGCCCGCAGAG GTACAAAAAAGCCCGCCCCAGCTCCTCCTAAACCACCCAACCCACCACCAGGGCAACCAACCAATCAGGCACCACCCCAAACCTCTACAGGCACCCCTCAATCCCTTAGCCCCTCCCCTAGACCACTCTCTAGTTACTCACTGACCAATCTGAGCCCCACACAACCACAGGCTCAAACCAACACAACTCCCCGGCGGCACTCAAGCAACCAGCCTCTAATCCAGGCACCAAATCACCCGCCCCCGCAGCCTCCCACACAAGCCACCCCCCCTCCCCAATCCAACGCTTTTGGGTCGAATGCTGGTGACCCAGGAGAGGACCCTTCTCCTCCAAGCACACCCACCCCACCAAGCACGCCTCCACCCACAGCGGTCTTTCACGACAGTCCTGGTCCCGCCGCTGCCCCGGTGTTTCAGTCAGGGTCTCTCCCTCGCCCGAGGCCGGTGCCTAAACCACGCAACAGACCCACCATTCCCCCTCCTCCTCAGCCTCCggcaacaggaagtgacagCAATGGTATTTGCAGCGCTGCCTTCAAAACAATGG ATCCGGGGATGACTTTTAAAGGTCTAAGCCGAGCCTTCGTTCCTGACATCGCTGTTGAGAAACCTGTTACCCAACTCAAGGACACAGATCTGGACACGGAGAGCACTGTTCTTTAA
- the arhgap17a gene encoding rho GTPase-activating protein 17a isoform X2, translated as MELVRVVSHNTHKKMAACLQGQIGTDAEKRHKKLPLTALSQAMQDGGSQLGEESLIGKMMDLCGDAENRLASELMQHEVQIEKDILDPLNQIAELDIPNILKQRRQLAKMVLDYDSARARWLQATKSIISGTNTQALTAKADSLKEEVDEAMNKMELCKDQLSADMYNFFSKEADYARYYVMLLEAQADYHRKSLTLLESILPTIQAQQDSWTEKPAFGTALDEHLKRSGREIALPLEACVMMLLETGMKEEGLFRIAAGASKLKKLKAALDCSTSQLEEFYSDPHAVAGALKSYLRELPEPLMTYQLYDEWTQASNIPDPDKRLQALWVTCDQLPKNNKANFRYLVKFLAKLAQESDVNKMTPSNIAIVLGPNLLWAKTEGSLAEMAAATSVHVVTIIEPIIQHADWFFPEDVDFNVSGMFSMPAPLPNNVNHLTPPDYDSGTIERKRPGSMVGPDGEVPRKDSSKSREPASTPPAQRNGTGGSGQLSVGTPVAGSTGPSPHMARRGTKKPAPAPPKPPNPPPGQPTNQAPPQTSTGTPQSLSPSPRPLSSYSLTNLSPTQPQAQTNTTPRRHSSNQPLIQAPNHPPPQPPTQATPPPQSNAFGSNAGDPGEDPSPPSTPTPPSTPPPTAVFHDSPGPAAAPVFQSGSLPRPRPVPKPRNRPTIPPPPQPPATGSDSNGICSAAFKTMDPGMTFKGLSRAFVPDIAVEKPVTQLKDTDLDTESTVL; from the exons ATGGAGCTGGTGCGAGTGGTTTCGCACAACACGCACAAAAAAATGGCGGCGTGTTTGCAGGGGCAGATCGGCACAGATGCTGAGAAGAGACAC AAAAAGCTTCCACTGACTGCTTTATCGCAGGCCATGCAGGACGGTGGAAGTCAGCTGGGGGAGGAGTCTCTGATTGG GAAAATGATGGATTTGTGCGGAGATGCGGAGAACAGACTGGCGTCTGAGCTGATGCAGCACGAGGTGCAGATTGAGAAAGACATCTTAGACCCGCTCAATCAGATAGCAGAG CTGGACATTCCTAACATCCTTAAACAGAGACGGCAGTTAGCCAAGATGGTGCTGGACTATGACTCTGCCCGAGCAAG GTGGTTGCAGGCGACCAAGTCGATAATCTCAggaacaaacacacaagcactgACAGCCAAAGCGGACTCGCTTAAAGAAGAGGTTGATGAAGCTATGAACAAAATGGAGCTGTGTAAG GATCAACTCTCAGCAGACATGTACAATTTCTTCTCAAAGGAGGCAGACTATGCCCGCTATTATGTTATG TTATTAGAGGCACAAGCGGATTACCACCGAAAATCTCTCACCTTGCTAGAGAGCATCCTGCCAACCATTCAAGCTCAACAAG ATTCATGGACTGAGAAGCCAGCGTTTGGTACAGCCCTGGATGAGCACCTGAAGCGCAGTGGCAGAGAGATAGCGCTCCCATTAGAGGCCTGCGTCATGATGCTACTGGAGACTGGTATGAAAGAGGAG GGTCTTTTCCGAATAGCAGCAGGAGCCTCTAAACTGAAGAAGCTGAAGGCAGCACTGGACTGCTCCACCTCACAGCTGGAGGAGTTTTACTCCGACCCACATGCTGTTGCTG GGGCATTAAAGTCATATCTGAGAGAATTGCCCGAACCATTGATGACCTACCAGCTGTATGATGAGTGGACACAGGCATCCAA CATCCCGGACCCAGATAAACGGTTACAAGCTTTGTGGGTCACCTGTGATCAGTTACCAAAAAACAACAAGGCCAACTTCAG ATACCTTGTTAAGTTCCTTGCTAAGCTCGCACAGGAAAGTGACGTCAACAAAATGACCCCCAGCAATATTGCCATTGTCCTCGGACCCAATCTACTGTGGGCCAAAACTGAAGG GAGCCTTGCAGAAATGGCTGCTGCAACTTCTGTTCATGTGGTGACGATAATTGAACCCATCATTCAACATGCAGACTGGTTTTTCCCTGAGG ATGTGGATTTTAACGTATCCGGTATGTTTTCAATGCCCGCACCCCTGCCGAACAATGTCAACCACCTGACGCCACCCGATTATGACTCGGGCACTATAGAGAGGAAGAGACCTGGTAGCATGGTGGGTCCCGATGGTGAAGTACCTCGAAAAGACAG TTCGAAGAGCCGAGAGCCTGCGTCCACCCCTCCAGCTCAGCGCAATGGCACTGGAGGATCAGGACAACTGAGTGTGGGGACCCCTGTGGCTGGATCTACAGGACCCAGTCCTCACATGGCCCGCAGAG GTACAAAAAAGCCCGCCCCAGCTCCTCCTAAACCACCCAACCCACCACCAGGGCAACCAACCAATCAGGCACCACCCCAAACCTCTACAGGCACCCCTCAATCCCTTAGCCCCTCCCCTAGACCACTCTCTAGTTACTCACTGACCAATCTGAGCCCCACACAACCACAGGCTCAAACCAACACAACTCCCCGGCGGCACTCAAGCAACCAGCCTCTAATCCAGGCACCAAATCACCCGCCCCCGCAGCCTCCCACACAAGCCACCCCCCCTCCCCAATCCAACGCTTTTGGGTCGAATGCTGGTGACCCAGGAGAGGACCCTTCTCCTCCAAGCACACCCACCCCACCAAGCACGCCTCCACCCACAGCGGTCTTTCACGACAGTCCTGGTCCCGCCGCTGCCCCGGTGTTTCAGTCAGGGTCTCTCCCTCGCCCGAGGCCGGTGCCTAAACCACGCAACAGACCCACCATTCCCCCTCCTCCTCAGCCTCCggcaacaggaagtgacagCAATGGTATTTGCAGCGCTGCCTTCAAAACAATGG ATCCGGGGATGACTTTTAAAGGTCTAAGCCGAGCCTTCGTTCCTGACATCGCTGTTGAGAAACCTGTTACCCAACTCAAGGACACAGATCTGGACACGGAGAGCACTGTTCTTTAA